One Tissierellales bacterium genomic window, GTAAAGAATATGGAGAAAACGATGAAATCTTAGGTTTAAATAGAAAACATAGAATAACCAAGGGTGTAACTGAAGCAATAACATATGCATCGCAGTTAGTGCCATCTTTTGAAAGAGCATCTGATGTTTTAGAAAAATTTCTACATTTAGATATAAGTGCTACGCAAATGCAAATTATTTCAGAGGAAATTGGGAAAGAGGTCTTTGAAAAACAAATGGAATCAGCCAATAAAACCTTTGAAAGGCCAGAAAAAATAATTCCAGATACTTTAGAAAAAAATAAAAAGGAGGGAATTCTTTATATTATGGTAGATGGTTCTACTGTAAATACTAGAGTCCAAGATGAAAATAATTCAAGTTGGAAGGAAATGAAATTAGGGTTAGTTTTTACAGATAAAGACTTAATAACTAGGTCAAATGGGGATAAAATTATAAATAAAAAAGAATATGTTACTTATTTTGGAGGGGTTGGAGAGTTTAAAAAAGTTATCTTTGATGCAGCAGCGAGAGCTGGATATGGTGTATTAAGGAAAGTCGTAGTTCTTGGTGATGG contains:
- a CDS encoding ISKra4 family transposase, whose product is KEYGENDEILGLNRKHRITKGVTEAITYASQLVPSFERASDVLEKFLHLDISATQMQIISEEIGKEVFEKQMESANKTFERPEKIIPDTLEKNKKEGILYIMVDGSTVNTRVQDENNSSWKEMKLGLVFTDKDLITRSNGDKIINKKEYVTYFGGVGEFKKVIFDAAARAGYGVLRKVVVLGDGAAWIWNMCEELFPDAIRILDYFHLSENVNNYAKILYPLDEVGRRIWVNTVLNLIEDQKIDEALDYISLNLIKDIPFGVVNVYNYIVNNRERIKYKSYKENGYYIGSGPIESGNKVVIQQRMKQSGMRWGIGGGQYIAALRAKYESNLWTDVVEIISA